CCTCCGGTCTGACCTGCCGCCCTGGCTCCTCATCCCCGACCGTCACCCGGTTCAGGCGGATATACAACCCCTTTGCCGTCCCCCCGGTGATCACCCCGAGGTCATGGGCACGGCGGATCCAGGCCCAGTACTTCGCTAATTTTAGAAACCCCAAATCCCCCTCTACCGCCCGAAGCCCGCCCAAAATCGAAAGATCTATATAGATTGCAGGCTTCCCCTCATGCCTTTACCTAAATCGAGGGTGACCTGCAGAAAGAGCAACATTCTGAAACCTAAAGACTGTTGCGCCCCTGTTGTTTCGGCACTGGATCAGCATCTAACCATTCCCATTCAGGGAAAACTCACTCAAACGGACTTGATTTCTTCTCTGGTCGGCATGGCTGTAATGAATCAGTCAGTTCACTCAATCACCCACATCCTGGATCGGGTACCGTGCGAAACGTCCGTTCGCTACCACCTCAAAAAGCTCGATATGGCCGATTTGGAACAGAATAACACCTCGATCCTCACCACCCATATGCACCACGTCCTCAAACCGGGGTACGCCTATCAGTTTGCGATTGACTTTACCAACGATCCGTACTACGGGTCAACCGATGAGGAGAACGAAGCCTATATCGTGCGAAGTAAGCGTAAAAAGTCAACAAATGAGTTTTATTCCTACATCACTCTGTATGTGACCACCAGGAACCGGCAGATGACGCTGGCCGTGTTCCCGGTGCGCCGGGATACCTCGAAGGTCGGATACATCGCGCAATGTCTCGATCGGATCACTGAACTCGGTCTTCGCATCGAAGTTCTCTGCCTGGATCGGGAGTTCTACACCCGGAAGGTGCTCGGGTTTCTGATGGACGTCCAGGTGCCGTGATAGTGTAACGAATTTTCTGTAAAAATAATTTGGCCCTGAATCCAACCTAGATTTGCAGAAAGGAGAAACAGGGCCATGGATCCCTTAGCGTTAATCGAAGATTATCTTTCCGATAATGAGAATGGCATGAAGACCCTCATCACCTGGTTCCTCAACCAGGTGATGCTGCTCGAAGCCCTCCACCAGGCGGGAGCCGAGCAGTATGAACGAACCGATGCGCGGAAGGCTCACCGAAACGGCTACAAGAAGCGATCTCTGAAAACCCGATATGGAGAAACGATCCTCCAGAAACCGCAGTTCCGAGAATTTCCCTTCGAAACACAGGTATTTGGACGCTATTCCCGGGTTGAGAAGGCTCTTGAGAATGCTATCTTTGAATCCTACCTTCAGGGAGTCTCAACCCGCCGGATCCAGGAGATTGTTGCTCATTTTGGCATCGAACAACTCTCTCCTGCTTCAGTATCCAGGATAGCAAAGGACCTCGATGAACAGGTCCATGCATTCCTTCAGAGGCCGATTGAACAGGAGATTCCCTATCTCTTTGTGGATGCTTCGTACTACAAAGTCAGAGAGGGACCACGGTACATCACCAAAGCTCTTCTGGTGATCGCCGGTGTTCGAATGGATGGCTACCGGGAAATCCTGGGAGCTAGAATCACTGATTGTGAAAATGAGATGTTCTGGTCGGGATTGTTCGAAGACCTCAAAGAACGAGGATTGGTGGGTGTCAAGATGGTTGTCTCAGATGGTCATGCCGGGATCCAGAAGGCGGCGGAAGCCGCCTTCCTCGGCGCATCGTGGCAGATGTGCTCGGTCCATTGCACC
Above is a window of Methanofollis tationis DNA encoding:
- a CDS encoding IS256 family transposase yields the protein MDPLALIEDYLSDNENGMKTLITWFLNQVMLLEALHQAGAEQYERTDARKAHRNGYKKRSLKTRYGETILQKPQFREFPFETQVFGRYSRVEKALENAIFESYLQGVSTRRIQEIVAHFGIEQLSPASVSRIAKDLDEQVHAFLQRPIEQEIPYLFVDASYYKVREGPRYITKALLVIAGVRMDGYREILGARITDCENEMFWSGLFEDLKERGLVGVKMVVSDGHAGIQKAAEAAFLGASWQMCSVHCTRAVLKNIPRKHQKEVAESLKEAYGDEERLQQLADDLNERGYRKAANTIERFIPGLMSYTAFPKEHAKRIRTTNMMERVNKELKRRTKVVGAFPNEESLLRLAGSILMDINEEWVTGRRYLTMEGE